The following coding sequences are from one Frigoribacterium sp. Leaf415 window:
- a CDS encoding cystathionine beta-synthase: MKYAETVLDLIGDTPLVKLNKVTEGITATVLVKVEYVNPGGSSKDRIATRIIDAAEREGLLKPGGTIVEPTSGNTGVGLALVAQQRGYRCVFVLPDKVGDDKRNVLKAYGAEIVVTPTAVEPTSPESYYSVSDRLAREIPGAFKPNQYANPNGPLSHYETTGPEIWRDTDGRITHFVAGVGTGGTISGTGRYLKEVSRGAVQVIGADPEGSVYSGGTGRPYLLEGVGEDFWPAAYDPSVVDRIIAADDARSFELTRRLAREEGLLVGGSSGLAVAAALDVACELGPDDVVVALLPDSGRGYLGKIFNDAWMRSYGFGVSHDERSVRDLIASKTGQMPDLVHAHPSDTVHDVIGIMKTYGVSQMPVLSAEPPVVIGEVVGAIEEKALLEAIFRGGATMGDAVSAYLGDPLPLIGVNEPVSAARTALESVDALLVTDDGRPVGVVTRQDVLSFLSS; encoded by the coding sequence GTGAAGTACGCCGAGACCGTCCTCGACCTGATCGGTGACACGCCGCTCGTCAAGCTGAACAAGGTGACCGAGGGCATCACGGCGACCGTGCTCGTCAAGGTCGAGTACGTCAACCCGGGCGGCTCCTCGAAGGACCGCATCGCGACGCGCATCATCGACGCCGCCGAACGCGAGGGCCTCCTGAAGCCCGGCGGCACCATCGTCGAGCCGACCAGCGGCAACACCGGCGTGGGCCTGGCCCTGGTCGCCCAGCAGCGCGGTTACCGCTGCGTCTTCGTCCTGCCCGACAAGGTCGGCGACGACAAGCGCAACGTGCTCAAGGCCTACGGCGCCGAGATCGTCGTCACGCCGACCGCCGTCGAGCCGACCAGCCCCGAGTCGTACTACAGCGTCTCCGACCGCCTGGCGCGCGAGATCCCCGGGGCGTTCAAGCCGAACCAGTACGCCAACCCCAACGGCCCGCTCAGCCACTACGAGACGACGGGTCCCGAGATCTGGCGCGACACCGACGGTCGCATCACGCACTTCGTCGCGGGCGTCGGGACCGGCGGCACGATCAGCGGAACGGGCCGCTACCTCAAAGAGGTCTCCCGAGGCGCGGTGCAGGTCATCGGCGCCGATCCCGAGGGCAGCGTCTACAGCGGTGGCACCGGACGCCCCTACCTCCTCGAGGGTGTCGGCGAGGACTTCTGGCCGGCCGCCTACGACCCCTCGGTCGTCGACCGCATCATCGCCGCGGACGACGCCCGCTCGTTCGAGCTGACCCGACGCCTCGCCCGCGAAGAGGGCCTGCTGGTCGGCGGCTCGTCCGGGCTCGCCGTCGCCGCCGCCCTCGACGTGGCTTGCGAGCTCGGCCCCGACGACGTCGTCGTCGCCCTGCTGCCCGACAGCGGGCGCGGCTACCTCGGCAAGATCTTCAACGACGCGTGGATGCGCTCGTACGGCTTCGGCGTCAGCCACGACGAGCGGTCGGTCCGTGACCTGATCGCGTCCAAGACGGGGCAGATGCCGGACCTCGTGCACGCGCACCCGTCCGACACCGTCCACGACGTGATCGGCATCATGAAGACCTACGGCGTCTCGCAGATGCCCGTGCTCTCGGCCGAGCCTCCGGTCGTCATCGGCGAGGTCGTCGGCGCCATCGAGGAGAAGGCGCTGCTCGAGGCGATCTTCCGCGGTGGTGCGACCATGGGCGACGCCGTCTCGGCGTACCTCGGCGACCCGCTGCCGTTGATCGGCGTGAACGAACCCGTCTCGGCGGCCCGGACCGCGCTCGAGTCGGTCGACGCCCTGCTCGTCACCGACGACGGCCGCCCGGTCGGCGTCGTCACCCGCCAGGACGTCCTCTCCTTCCTGTCCTCCTGA